The genomic interval AGTACGCGGGCAAGCTCAAGGTTGCCAAGCTGGACACCGACGCCAACCCGGCCACGACGCAGGCGTACGGCATCGTGTCGATCCCGACGCTCAACGTCTACAAGGGCGGGGAGCTCGTGAAGTCGATCGTGGGCGCGCGCCCGAAGAAGGCGCTGCTCACGGAGCTGGAGCCCGTGCTCGTCTGAACCGCATCCCGTTGCACGCAGGCCGGTGACCCCCGAAGGTCACCGGCCTGCGTCGTTCCCGCCCGAACACTGATCACAACACACTCACACGATTCGTCGGCGTGGCGCCAGGATCGCTTTGTGAATGAACTGCCGCGGTGTACTGTGCCACGCATGGCCCGCAAGCTGCCCGCTGCTCTCGTAACGCGCCTCCTGGAGGAGGGCCTCGGCCCGCGCGCGATCGTCGAGCACCTGCGTGAGCACGAGGACATCGACGTCTCCCCCCAGGCGATCTCGACGTTCCGCAAACGCCACACGAAGGTGCCGGCTCAGCACTCGACGCGCCGCGTCGTCCCGTGGGACGTCCGGCCGGAGCACCGCTCGAGCGGCTACCGCCGCGCGATCCTCGCCTTCCACCGCAGGGCACAAGGGCGCACCCTCACCGGCGAGGAGCGCCGGAACCTGGACCACGTCGAGCGCATGCTGCGCGAGACGGGGCAAGTCATCACCTATCAGCACGACGAGGGCTGGCTCCTCGTCCCCGCTCGACCCGGAATCGACACCGGGATCGTAAGAGAACCGGAGGCCGCGATGACCGAGCAGGTCATGCACCTGACGACGCACCCGACGACGACGACGCACGCCGGCGCCGCGGCAGCCGGTCAGGTCGAGGCGGCACCCGGCAACCGGCTCGATCCGTGGTTCGGCGCCTACGCAGACCGCGCACACGGCATGCGCGCGTCGGAGATCCGCGCGCTGTTCGCCGTTGCGAACCGACCCGAGGTCGTGTCGCTCGCGGGCGGCATGCCCTTCATCCAGGGTCTGCCGCTCGAGGTCATCGGCGAGGCGATGCGCAAGCTCATCACGACCAAGGGCGCAACCGCGCTCCAGTACGGGTCCGGTCAGGGCGACGAGGAGCTGCGTGAGCGGATCCTTGAGGTGGTCGCGCTCGAGGGCATCACCGATGCACACCCAGACGACGTCGTCGTGACGACAGGCTCACAGCAGGCACTCGACCTTGTGACGCGCATCTTCGTCAACCCCGGCGACGTCGTGCTCGCCGAGGCGCCCTCGTACGTGGGTGCTCTGGGCGTCTTCCGGTCGTACGAGGCAGAGGTCGAGCACGTCGAGATGGATGCGGAAGGGCTCGTCCCCGAGGCTCTGGAGCGCGCGCTGGTCGACGCTCGCGCTGCGGGCAAGACGGTCAAGTTCCTCTACACCATCCCGAACTACCACAACCCGGCCGGTGTCACCTTGACTCTCGAGCGCCGCCACCGCGTTCTCGAGATCTGCCGGCAGTTCGGTGTGCTCATCGTGGAGGACAACCCCTACGGGCTCCTCGGCTTCGACCGCGAGCCGCTCCCCGCGATGCGTGCCTTCGACAACGAGGGCGTGCTCTACCTCGGCTCGTTCTCCAAGACCTTCGCCCCTGGATACCGCGTCGGATGGGTCATCGCCCCCACGCCGTCCGCGAGAAGCTTGTCCTCGCGAGCGAGTCGTCGATCCTCTCCCCCTCCAACGCCTCGCAGATGGCCATCACGACCTACCTCGACACATGCGACTGGAAGGGCCAGATCAAGTCCTACCGCGAGCTGTACCGCGAGCGGCGCGACGCGATGGTCGGCGCTCTCTCCGAGCATCTGCCCACCGCCACCTGGAACGTGCCCGACGGTGGGTTCTACGTCTGGGTGCGGCTGCCCGAGGGCCTCGACGCCCGGTCCATG from Xylanimonas allomyrinae carries:
- the trxA gene encoding thioredoxin; the encoded protein is MTDNHATVIVTDDTFKAEVLDADLPVVVDFWATWCGPCRMVAPILEEIAEEYAGKLKVAKLDTDANPATTQAYGIVSIPTLNVYKGGELVKSIVGARPKKALLTELEPVLV